A region from the Pseudomonas sp. KU26590 genome encodes:
- a CDS encoding sigma-54-dependent Fis family transcriptional regulator: protein MATPGASPSHDTIIQDSWARCREFGLDHQSRPSFGRLPDQQVSQLLERHHSLVQTTHQQVLPFYEDILSNSNCLILLADQQGQVLNSWGNKRFVEPDQQPGFVAGASWLEQGAGTNAIGTALACEQAVHIEHDEHFLKANRFMTGSAAPIFDASRRMIAVLDVSSDSFLPPSHTLGMVKMMSQTIENRLILDQFQHSHFQLIFNTGLNNLDSQWAGLLVFDESGRVLCANRRADNLLGVSLLNANIENLFKSPIADLLEQMESQPFPLQASGHNRFHCVLKRPKAPVLKLRTVPVQVPIPSRSMTVGAIEPGMGDERVVKAARQGQRLLEKNVPLLILGETGVGKEVFVKALHRASSRADQPMIAVNCAAIPSELVEAELFGYEKGAFTGAHHKGSIGLIRKADKGTLFLDEIGDMPLPVQARLLRVLQERCVQPVGSSELYPVDIRVISATHCSLREHVQNGRFRQDLYYRISGLNLELPPLRDRSDKPALVRAIWEQHREPQQTAGFEPQVMELFERHPWPGNLRQLSNVIQVALALADDQPISTEHLPEDFFADLAMGCERVEPETVFNRKAALDTPEELSELLQAAGGNISQLAKQLGVSRNTLYKRLREQGF, encoded by the coding sequence ATGGCCACACCAGGCGCATCCCCCAGCCACGACACCATCATTCAGGACTCGTGGGCCCGTTGCCGCGAGTTCGGCCTTGACCACCAGTCACGCCCCTCCTTCGGCCGCCTGCCCGATCAGCAGGTGTCGCAACTGCTCGAGCGCCATCATTCTCTGGTGCAAACCACCCATCAGCAGGTGCTGCCCTTCTACGAGGACATCCTGAGCAATTCCAATTGCCTGATCCTGCTCGCCGATCAGCAAGGGCAGGTGCTCAATTCCTGGGGCAACAAGCGCTTCGTCGAGCCAGATCAACAGCCCGGTTTCGTCGCCGGCGCCAGCTGGCTGGAGCAAGGCGCCGGCACCAATGCCATCGGCACGGCGCTGGCCTGTGAACAGGCTGTTCACATTGAACACGATGAACACTTTCTCAAGGCCAACCGGTTCATGACTGGCTCGGCGGCGCCGATTTTCGATGCGTCGCGGCGGATGATCGCGGTGCTCGATGTGTCCAGCGACAGCTTCCTGCCGCCTTCCCACACCCTGGGGATGGTGAAGATGATGAGCCAGACCATCGAAAACCGGCTGATCCTCGACCAGTTCCAGCACAGCCATTTTCAGCTGATTTTCAATACCGGCCTGAACAACCTCGACAGCCAGTGGGCCGGCCTGCTGGTGTTCGATGAAAGCGGCCGGGTGCTCTGCGCCAACCGTCGCGCCGACAACCTGCTGGGCGTCAGCCTGCTCAACGCCAACATCGAAAACCTGTTCAAGTCGCCCATCGCCGACCTGCTTGAGCAAATGGAAAGCCAGCCCTTCCCGCTTCAGGCATCCGGCCACAACCGTTTTCATTGCGTGCTGAAGCGGCCGAAAGCACCGGTACTCAAGCTCAGAACCGTGCCGGTGCAGGTGCCGATTCCGTCCCGGTCAATGACGGTCGGTGCCATTGAGCCCGGCATGGGAGATGAGCGGGTCGTGAAAGCCGCGCGTCAGGGGCAGCGACTGCTGGAGAAGAACGTCCCGCTGTTGATCCTCGGCGAGACGGGTGTGGGCAAGGAAGTGTTCGTCAAGGCCCTGCACCGCGCCAGCTCCCGCGCCGATCAGCCAATGATCGCGGTGAACTGCGCGGCGATCCCGTCGGAGCTGGTCGAGGCTGAGTTGTTTGGCTACGAAAAAGGTGCGTTCACCGGGGCGCACCATAAAGGCAGCATCGGGCTGATTCGCAAGGCGGACAAGGGAACGCTGTTTCTCGACGAGATCGGCGACATGCCGCTGCCGGTTCAGGCGCGCTTGCTGCGCGTGCTGCAGGAGCGGTGCGTGCAGCCGGTGGGCAGCAGCGAGTTATACCCGGTGGACATCCGGGTGATTTCCGCCACCCATTGCTCACTGCGCGAACACGTGCAGAACGGGCGGTTTCGTCAGGATTTGTACTACCGGATCAGTGGCCTGAACCTGGAACTGCCGCCGTTGCGTGATCGCAGCGACAAGCCCGCGCTGGTGCGTGCCATCTGGGAACAGCACCGCGAACCGCAACAGACCGCGGGCTTTGAGCCGCAGGTGATGGAGCTGTTCGAACGGCACCCATGGCCGGGAAACCTGCGGCAGTTGAGCAACGTGATTCAGGTGGCGTTGGCGCTGGCCGACGATCAGCCGATTTCCACCGAGCATCTGCCGGAAGACTTTTTCGCGGACCTGGCGATGGGCTGCGAGCGCGTCGAGCCCGAGACAGTGTTCAACCGCAAGGCTGCGCTGGACACGCCGGAAGAGCTAAGCGAATTGTTGCAGGCGGCCGGCGGGAACATCTCGCAGCTGGCGAAGCAGCTGGGGGTGAGTCGGAACACGCTGTACAAGCGGCTGCGGGAACAGGGGTTCTAG
- the cysS gene encoding cysteine--tRNA ligase translates to MLSIYNTLSKSKEVFKPLDGNKVRMYVCGMTVYDYCHLGHGRSMVAFDVVTRWLRFSGYDLTYVRNITDIDDKIINRARENGEAFDALTARMIDAMHEDEARLNILKPDMEPRATDYIGGMHDMIQRLIDKGYAYAPGNGDVYYRVGKFLGYGKLSRKKIEDLRIGARIEVDEAKDDPLDFVLWKGVKPGEPSWESPWGAGRPGWHIECSVMSTCCLGETFDIHGGGSDLEFPHHENEIAQSEAATGKTYANAWLHCGMIRINGEKMSKSLNNFFTIRDVLDKYHPEVVRYLLVSSHYRSAINYSEDSLKESKGALERFYHALKGLPVAEPAGGEAYVERFSAAMNDDFGTPEACAVLFEMVREINRLRDSDVNAAAGLAARLKELASVLGVLQLESDDFLRAGAEGRVDAAEVEALIAARLQARADKNWVEGDRIRDQLTAMGVVLEDSKGSTTWRLAD, encoded by the coding sequence GTGCTTTCTATCTACAACACGCTCAGCAAGAGCAAAGAAGTCTTCAAGCCGCTGGATGGCAACAAGGTGCGCATGTACGTCTGCGGGATGACCGTGTACGACTACTGCCACCTGGGCCACGGCCGCAGCATGGTGGCGTTCGACGTCGTCACCCGCTGGTTGCGTTTCAGCGGCTACGACCTGACCTATGTGCGCAACATCACCGACATCGACGACAAGATCATCAACCGCGCCCGTGAAAACGGCGAGGCGTTCGACGCCCTGACCGCGCGCATGATCGACGCTATGCACGAGGACGAAGCGCGCCTGAACATCCTCAAGCCGGACATGGAGCCGCGTGCCACCGATTACATCGGCGGCATGCACGACATGATCCAGCGCCTGATCGACAAGGGCTATGCCTATGCCCCGGGCAATGGCGACGTGTACTACCGCGTCGGCAAATTCCTCGGTTACGGCAAGCTGTCGCGCAAGAAGATCGAAGACCTGCGCATCGGCGCGCGGATCGAAGTCGACGAAGCCAAGGACGATCCGCTGGATTTCGTCCTGTGGAAAGGCGTCAAGCCGGGCGAACCGAGCTGGGAATCGCCGTGGGGTGCGGGGCGCCCGGGCTGGCACATCGAGTGCTCGGTGATGTCCACCTGCTGCCTGGGTGAGACCTTCGACATTCATGGCGGCGGCAGCGACCTGGAATTCCCGCACCACGAAAACGAGATTGCCCAAAGCGAAGCCGCGACCGGCAAGACCTACGCCAACGCCTGGTTGCACTGCGGCATGATCCGCATCAATGGCGAGAAGATGTCCAAGTCCTTGAACAACTTCTTCACCATTCGCGACGTGCTGGATAAATACCACCCGGAAGTGGTGCGTTATCTATTGGTTTCGAGCCACTACCGCAGCGCGATCAACTATTCCGAAGACAGCCTGAAGGAATCGAAAGGCGCGCTGGAGCGGTTCTATCACGCACTCAAAGGCCTGCCGGTTGCCGAGCCTGCGGGTGGTGAGGCGTACGTTGAGCGTTTCTCCGCTGCGATGAACGACGACTTCGGTACGCCGGAAGCGTGCGCCGTGCTGTTTGAGATGGTGCGCGAGATCAACCGTCTGCGCGACAGCGATGTCAACGCAGCGGCAGGCCTGGCGGCACGCTTGAAGGAGTTGGCCAGTGTGCTGGGCGTGTTGCAGCTGGAATCCGACGACTTTCTGCGCGCTGGCGCTGAAGGGCGTGTGGATGCCGCAGAAGTCGAAGCCTTGATCGCCGCACGCCTGCAGGCGCGCGCTGACAAGAACTGGGTTGAAGGCGACCGTATCCGCGATCAACTCACCGCCATGGGCGTGGTGCTGGAAGACAGCAAAGGCAGCACGACCTGGCGCTTGGCGGACTGA
- a CDS encoding glutamine--tRNA ligase/YqeY domain fusion protein, translated as MSKPTQDAAANSKAGPAIPTNFLRPIVQADLDSGKHSQIVTRFPPEPNGYLHIGHAKSICVNFGLAQEFGGVTHLRFDDTNPAKEDQEYIDAIEADVKWLGFEWSGEVRYASQYFDQLYAWAVHLIETGKAYVDDLTPEQAREYRGTLTEPGKNSPFRDRSVEENLDLFSRMKAGEFEDGARVLRAKIDMASPNMNLRDPILYRIRHAHHHQTGDKWCIYPIYDFTHGQSDAIEGITHSICTLEFESHRPLYEWFLDNLPVPCKPRQYEFSRLNLNYTITSKRKLKQLVDEKHVHGWDDPRMSTLSGFRRRGYTPASIRNFCEMIGTNRSDGVVDFGMLEFSIRQDLDHNAPRAMCVLRPLKVVITNYPEGQVDHLELPRHPQKEELGVRKLPFSREIYIDRDDFMEEPPKGYKRLEPNGEVRLRGSYVIRADEAIKDADGNIVELRCSYDPETLGKNPEGRKVKGVVHWVPAAESIECEVRLYDRLFLSANPEKAEEGKTFLDNINPGSLQVLTGCRAEPSLADAQPEDRFQFEREGYFSADLKDSKPGHPVFNRTVTLRDSWS; from the coding sequence ATGAGCAAGCCCACTCAAGATGCCGCTGCGAATTCCAAGGCAGGCCCTGCCATTCCAACCAACTTCCTGCGCCCCATCGTGCAGGCAGACCTGGATTCGGGCAAGCACTCCCAGATCGTGACCCGCTTCCCGCCGGAGCCCAACGGCTACCTGCACATCGGTCATGCCAAGTCGATCTGCGTCAACTTTGGTCTGGCTCAGGAATTCGGCGGCGTCACGCATCTGCGCTTCGACGACACCAACCCGGCGAAGGAAGATCAGGAATACATCGACGCCATTGAAGCCGACGTCAAATGGCTGGGCTTCGAGTGGTCCGGTGAAGTGCGTTATGCCTCGCAGTACTTCGACCAGCTGTACGCCTGGGCGGTCCATCTGATCGAGACCGGTAAGGCCTACGTCGATGACCTGACCCCCGAGCAGGCTCGCGAGTACCGCGGCACCCTGACCGAGCCGGGCAAGAACAGCCCGTTCCGCGATCGCAGCGTCGAAGAAAACCTCGACCTGTTCAGCCGCATGAAAGCCGGTGAGTTCGAAGACGGCGCCCGCGTCCTGCGCGCCAAGATCGACATGGCTTCGCCGAACATGAACCTGCGCGATCCGATCCTCTACCGCATTCGTCACGCCCACCACCACCAGACCGGTGACAAGTGGTGCATCTACCCGATCTACGATTTCACCCACGGTCAGTCGGACGCCATCGAAGGCATTACCCACTCGATCTGCACCCTGGAATTCGAGAGCCATCGCCCGCTCTACGAGTGGTTCCTCGACAACCTGCCGGTGCCGTGCAAGCCGCGCCAGTACGAGTTCTCGCGCCTGAACCTTAACTACACCATCACCAGCAAGCGCAAGCTCAAGCAACTGGTCGATGAAAAGCACGTGCATGGCTGGGACGATCCGCGCATGTCGACGCTGTCGGGCTTCCGCCGTCGCGGCTACACCCCGGCGTCGATCCGCAATTTCTGCGAAATGATCGGCACCAACCGTTCCGACGGCGTGGTCGATTTCGGCATGCTGGAATTCAGCATCCGTCAGGACCTGGACCACAACGCCCCGCGCGCCATGTGCGTGCTGCGTCCGTTGAAAGTCGTCATCACCAATTACCCGGAAGGCCAGGTCGACCACCTCGAACTGCCGCGCCATCCGCAGAAAGAAGAGCTCGGCGTGCGCAAGCTGCCGTTCTCCCGCGAGATCTACATCGACCGCGACGACTTCATGGAAGAGCCGCCGAAGGGCTACAAGCGTCTTGAGCCGAACGGCGAAGTGCGTTTGCGTGGCAGCTACGTTATTCGCGCCGATGAAGCGATCAAGGACGCCGACGGCAACATCGTCGAGCTGCGCTGCTCCTACGACCCGGAAACCCTGGGCAAGAACCCTGAAGGCCGCAAGGTCAAAGGCGTTGTGCACTGGGTGCCGGCAGCGGAGAGCATCGAATGCGAAGTGCGTCTGTACGACCGTCTGTTCCTGTCGGCAAACCCTGAGAAAGCAGAAGAGGGCAAGACCTTCCTGGACAACATCAACCCGGGCTCCTTGCAGGTTTTGACCGGTTGTCGCGCTGAACCGTCGTTGGCTGACGCGCAGCCGGAAGACCGTTTCCAGTTCGAACGCGAAGGCTATTTCAGCGCGGATCTGAAGGACTCGAAACCCGGTCATCCGGTCTTCAACCGGACTGTGACGCTCCGCGACTCGTGGAGCTAA
- a CDS encoding peptidylprolyl isomerase, protein MSKVKLTTNHGEIVLQLNAEKAPLTVANFIEYVKAGHYENTVFHRVIGNFMIQGGGFEPGMKEKKDKRPSIQNEADNGLPNKKYSVSMARTMEPHSASAQFFINVADNDFLNHSAKTVQGWGYAVFAEVAEGTDVVDKIKGVATTSKAGHQDVPADDVIIEKAEIIE, encoded by the coding sequence ATGTCGAAAGTAAAGCTGACCACCAACCACGGTGAAATCGTTCTGCAACTTAACGCAGAAAAGGCGCCGCTCACCGTCGCCAACTTCATCGAATACGTCAAAGCCGGCCACTACGAAAACACGGTATTTCACCGCGTGATCGGCAACTTCATGATCCAGGGCGGCGGCTTTGAGCCGGGCATGAAAGAGAAGAAAGACAAGCGCCCGAGCATCCAGAACGAAGCCGACAACGGCCTGCCGAACAAGAAGTACTCGGTGTCCATGGCCCGCACCATGGAGCCGCATTCAGCCTCGGCGCAGTTCTTCATCAACGTCGCCGACAACGACTTCCTCAACCACAGCGCCAAGACCGTACAGGGCTGGGGCTACGCCGTGTTCGCTGAAGTGGCGGAAGGCACCGACGTGGTCGACAAGATCAAGGGTGTCGCCACGACGTCCAAGGCCGGCCACCAAGACGTGCCGGCTGACGACGTGATCATCGAGAAAGCCGAGATCATTGAGTGA
- a CDS encoding UDP-2,3-diacylglucosamine diphosphatase has translation MILLISDLHLEEGRPDITRAFLGLLDGRARGAESLYILGDFFEAWIGDDAMSPFQRSICQALRALSDSGTRVFLMHGNRDFMIGQAFCKAAGCTLLKDPSVVNFNGEPVLLMHGDSLCTRDEAYMRMRRYLRHPLTLWVLRHLPLSTRHKLARKLRSESRAQTRMKANDIVDVTPEEVPRVMNESGVKTLIHGHTHRPAVHDVELGETKAQRIVLGDWDREGWLLQIDEQGFHLESFAFEPEPAVRQN, from the coding sequence GTGATATTGCTGATCTCGGATCTGCACCTGGAAGAGGGACGCCCGGACATTACCCGGGCGTTTCTCGGTCTGCTGGATGGCCGCGCACGCGGGGCTGAGTCGCTGTACATCCTTGGGGATTTTTTCGAGGCGTGGATTGGCGATGACGCCATGTCGCCCTTTCAGCGTTCGATCTGCCAGGCGCTGCGCGCGTTGAGCGACAGCGGCACGCGGGTGTTCCTGATGCATGGCAATCGCGACTTCATGATCGGTCAGGCGTTTTGCAAAGCGGCGGGCTGCACGCTGCTCAAGGACCCGAGCGTCGTGAATTTCAACGGCGAACCGGTATTGCTGATGCACGGCGACAGCCTGTGTACGCGGGACGAAGCCTATATGCGTATGCGCCGTTACTTGCGTCATCCGCTGACGCTGTGGGTGCTGCGGCATCTGCCGTTGAGCACGCGGCACAAGTTGGCGCGCAAGCTACGCAGCGAAAGCCGTGCGCAGACGCGGATGAAGGCCAACGACATTGTCGATGTCACGCCAGAAGAAGTGCCGCGGGTGATGAACGAGTCTGGCGTGAAAACGCTGATCCACGGTCACACCCATCGGCCTGCGGTTCACGACGTTGAACTGGGTGAGACCAAGGCGCAGCGCATCGTGCTGGGGGACTGGGATCGCGAGGGGTGGTTGCTGCAGATTGATGAACAGGGCTTTCATCTGGAGTCGTTTGCGTTTGAGCCCGAGCCTGCGGTGCGTCAGAACTGA
- a CDS encoding DHA2 family efflux MFS transporter permease subunit, which translates to MSTNAPASFTPPSLLLTTIGLSLATFMQVLDTTIANVALPTISGNLGVSSEQGTWVITSFAVSNAIALPLTGWLSRRFGEVKLFLWATLLFVIASFLCGISTSMPELVGFRVLQGMVAGPLYPMTQTLLIAVYPPAKRGMALALLAMVTVVAPIAGPILGGWITDSYSWPWIFFINVPIGLFAAFVVRQQMATRPVSTSRQPMDYVGLITLIIGVGALQIVLDKGNDLDWFESNFIIIGAVISAIGLAAFVIWEMTDDHPVVNLRLFAFRNFRYGTICLIGGYAGFFGINLILPQWLQTQMGYTATYAGLAVAPLGVLPVLMSPFVGRYAHKFDLRLLAGIAFLAIGLSCFMRADFTSQVDFEHIALVQLFMGAGVALFFMPTLSILLSDLPPSQIADGSGLATFLRNLGGSFAASLTTWIWIRRADQHHAYLSESVNAYDPTTRHALETLGGASNQAYAQLDSMVTSQAYMMSTVDYFYMMGWVFLALILIIWLAKPPFTAKAAPGGGH; encoded by the coding sequence ATGAGTACCAACGCTCCCGCTTCTTTTACGCCGCCAAGCCTGTTGCTGACCACCATCGGCCTGTCGCTGGCGACTTTCATGCAAGTGCTCGACACGACCATCGCCAACGTGGCCTTGCCGACCATCTCCGGCAACCTCGGCGTGAGTTCGGAGCAGGGCACGTGGGTCATCACCTCATTCGCGGTCAGTAATGCCATCGCGCTGCCGCTGACCGGCTGGCTAAGCCGGCGCTTCGGTGAGGTGAAGCTGTTTCTGTGGGCGACATTGCTGTTCGTGATCGCCTCGTTTCTCTGCGGCATTTCCACGTCGATGCCTGAGCTGGTGGGCTTTCGGGTCTTGCAGGGCATGGTTGCCGGGCCGTTGTACCCGATGACGCAAACGCTGCTGATCGCCGTGTATCCCCCTGCGAAACGGGGGATGGCATTGGCATTGCTGGCAATGGTGACCGTTGTGGCGCCGATTGCCGGGCCGATTCTCGGCGGCTGGATCACCGACAGTTACAGCTGGCCGTGGATCTTCTTCATCAACGTGCCGATCGGGCTGTTCGCGGCGTTCGTGGTGCGTCAGCAGATGGCTACCCGGCCGGTCAGCACCAGTCGCCAGCCCATGGATTACGTGGGGCTGATCACGCTGATCATCGGCGTAGGCGCGCTGCAGATCGTGCTCGACAAAGGCAATGACCTGGACTGGTTCGAGTCGAACTTCATCATTATCGGCGCGGTGATTTCAGCCATTGGCCTGGCGGCGTTCGTGATCTGGGAAATGACCGATGATCACCCGGTGGTCAACCTGCGGCTGTTTGCGTTTCGCAACTTTCGCTACGGGACGATCTGTCTGATCGGGGGGTATGCGGGGTTCTTCGGGATCAACCTGATCCTGCCGCAGTGGCTGCAAACCCAGATGGGCTACACCGCGACCTATGCCGGGTTGGCGGTCGCGCCGCTCGGCGTGCTGCCGGTGTTGATGTCGCCCTTCGTGGGTCGCTATGCGCACAAATTCGACCTGCGCCTGTTGGCCGGCATCGCGTTTCTGGCGATTGGCCTGAGCTGCTTCATGCGTGCGGATTTCACCAGTCAGGTGGATTTCGAACACATCGCGCTGGTGCAGTTGTTCATGGGGGCGGGCGTTGCGCTGTTCTTCATGCCGACCTTGAGCATTCTGCTCTCTGACCTGCCGCCGTCGCAGATTGCCGACGGCTCGGGCCTGGCGACGTTCCTGCGTAACCTGGGCGGCAGCTTTGCAGCGTCATTGACGACGTGGATCTGGATACGCCGCGCCGATCAGCACCACGCGTACCTGAGCGAAAGCGTGAACGCCTACGACCCGACCACGCGGCATGCGCTGGAGACCCTGGGCGGGGCGAGCAATCAGGCTTACGCGCAGCTTGATTCGATGGTCACCAGCCAGGCGTACATGATGTCGACGGTGGACTACTTCTACATGATGGGCTGGGTATTCCTGGCGCTGATCCTGATTATCTGGCTGGCCAAGCCACCGTTTACCGCGAAGGCGGCGCCTGGGGGAGGGCATTGA
- a CDS encoding efflux RND transporter periplasmic adaptor subunit: MATATTDNNAANEQKDVNASTPDKGADKAADKGAEQTTPKKNPRKRKLLLLGLLLVVVLGVIGVWAWYEMYGRWSESTDDAYVNGNVVEITPQVTGTVVSIGADDGDLVREGQVLVQFDPNDAEVALQSAEANLAKVVRQVRGLYSNVDGMKAQLAAQRAEVQRAQDNFNRRRSLAAGGAISQEELSHAKDDLTTAQNALTNIQQQLATSNALVDDTQVSSHPDVKAAAAQLRQAYLSNSRSTLIAPVTGYVAKRTVQLGQRVQPGTALMAVIPLDQLWIDANFKETQLGQMRIGQPVDIEADLYGGDVKYSGTVDSVGAGTGSAFALLPAQNATGNWIKIVQRVPVRIHINADELAKHPLRIGLSTTVDVNLHDQSGPVLAQQPPKQPLFTTDVYARQLADADTMIARVIHENSASTSGKTAQR, from the coding sequence ATGGCCACTGCCACTACCGATAACAATGCTGCAAACGAACAAAAGGACGTCAACGCTTCGACGCCTGACAAGGGCGCGGACAAAGCGGCCGACAAAGGCGCCGAGCAGACCACACCGAAGAAGAACCCGCGCAAGCGCAAGCTTTTGTTGCTCGGCCTGCTGCTGGTCGTGGTGCTTGGCGTGATCGGCGTCTGGGCCTGGTACGAAATGTACGGTCGCTGGAGTGAAAGCACCGACGACGCCTATGTGAACGGCAACGTCGTGGAGATCACCCCGCAAGTCACCGGCACTGTGGTGAGCATCGGCGCTGACGACGGCGACCTGGTGCGTGAAGGTCAGGTGCTGGTGCAGTTCGACCCGAATGACGCCGAAGTGGCGCTGCAAAGCGCCGAAGCCAATCTGGCCAAAGTGGTGCGCCAGGTGCGCGGGTTGTACAGCAACGTCGACGGCATGAAAGCGCAACTGGCGGCCCAGCGCGCCGAAGTGCAGAGAGCCCAGGACAACTTCAACCGTCGTCGCAGTCTGGCGGCGGGCGGGGCAATTTCCCAGGAAGAGCTGTCCCACGCCAAGGATGACCTGACCACCGCGCAGAACGCGTTGACCAACATCCAGCAGCAACTGGCCACCAGCAACGCGCTGGTGGACGACACCCAGGTGTCCTCGCATCCGGACGTCAAAGCCGCTGCCGCGCAACTGCGTCAGGCGTACCTGAGCAATTCGCGCAGTACGCTGATCGCGCCGGTGACCGGTTACGTCGCCAAGCGCACCGTACAACTGGGCCAGCGGGTTCAGCCGGGCACTGCGCTGATGGCCGTGATTCCCCTCGACCAGCTGTGGATCGACGCCAACTTCAAGGAAACCCAGCTCGGCCAGATGCGCATCGGCCAGCCGGTGGACATCGAAGCGGACCTGTACGGCGGCGACGTCAAATACAGCGGCACCGTGGACAGCGTCGGCGCCGGTACCGGCAGTGCGTTTGCCCTACTGCCTGCGCAGAACGCCACCGGTAACTGGATCAAGATCGTTCAGCGTGTGCCGGTGCGGATTCACATCAACGCCGACGAGCTGGCCAAGCATCCGCTGCGCATCGGCCTGTCGACCACCGTTGACGTGAACCTGCACGACCAGAGCGGTCCGGTGCTGGCTCAGCAACCGCCGAAGCAGCCGCTGTTCACCACCGATGTCTACGCCAGGCAACTGGCCGACGCCGACACGATGATTGCCCGCGTGATTCACGAGAACAGCGCGTCAACCAGCGGCAAGACAGCCCAGCGCTGA
- a CDS encoding efflux transporter outer membrane subunit yields the protein MSTHIQRGSALRTSLSLIFVALVLAGCASSKGLKTEAVGIDANSLQTARSLNGITLSPAAWPKRDWWTSLGDPQLNSLITEALRDSPDMQIAAARTHQATAQAYAADAERMPTVEADASVSRSRLARDQDPTGAGGRYSTLRSLSAGFNYNFDLWGGQRAAWEAALGQARASEVDQQAAQLTLAADVARAYSDLGQAYIVRDLAADDLKRTRQLLDLGARRFKSGIDSEYQYEQTQSLEANSRESLADADKSLRSAKIQLAVLMGKGPDRGEQLSRPAVLQPAVVALPSVVPAELLGRRPDLVAARWRVEAASKNIDVSKTNFYPNLNLSASAGVESLLGDAMFGSASRFFNVAPTVSLPIFDGGRRRADLDARDADYDLAVAQYNKTLVRALGDVSDGIGQLRDIRRQIEARQQATDVIQKSYDTVVQRYSSGIGNYLDVLSVEQQLLQSQRQQADLNAERIDLSIQLMQALGGGFEDSKPGENAAPVVPSTASLTH from the coding sequence ATGAGCACTCACATTCAGCGGGGCTCGGCCCTGCGCACGTCCCTGAGCCTGATATTCGTGGCTCTCGTGCTGGCCGGTTGCGCCAGTTCCAAGGGCCTTAAAACCGAAGCCGTCGGCATCGATGCCAACAGTCTGCAGACCGCCCGGAGCCTCAACGGCATCACCCTGTCGCCGGCGGCCTGGCCGAAGCGCGACTGGTGGACCAGCCTTGGCGATCCGCAGCTCAATAGCCTGATCACCGAAGCGCTGCGCGACAGCCCGGACATGCAGATTGCTGCGGCCCGCACCCATCAGGCCACTGCGCAGGCGTATGCGGCCGATGCCGAACGCATGCCGACCGTGGAGGCCGACGCCAGCGTCAGCCGCTCTCGCCTGGCACGTGACCAGGACCCGACCGGGGCAGGCGGGCGCTACAGCACCTTGCGCAGCCTGAGCGCCGGCTTCAATTACAACTTCGATCTGTGGGGCGGCCAGCGGGCTGCCTGGGAAGCGGCATTGGGTCAGGCCCGTGCCAGTGAAGTCGATCAGCAAGCGGCGCAACTGACCCTGGCCGCCGATGTCGCCCGCGCTTACAGCGACCTCGGTCAGGCTTATATCGTCCGCGATCTGGCGGCCGACGACCTCAAGCGCACACGGCAATTGCTTGACCTCGGCGCGCGGCGCTTCAAGTCGGGCATCGACAGCGAGTACCAGTACGAGCAGACCCAGAGCCTGGAAGCCAACTCCCGCGAATCGCTGGCGGACGCGGATAAGAGCCTGCGCAGCGCCAAGATCCAGTTGGCCGTGCTGATGGGCAAAGGCCCTGACCGCGGCGAACAGCTGAGCCGGCCTGCCGTGCTGCAACCCGCTGTTGTGGCCTTGCCGTCGGTGGTGCCTGCGGAATTGCTGGGCCGTCGCCCGGACCTGGTGGCCGCGCGCTGGCGGGTTGAAGCGGCGAGCAAGAACATCGACGTCAGCAAGACCAATTTCTACCCGAACCTCAACCTGAGCGCGTCGGCGGGGGTTGAGTCGCTGCTGGGTGATGCGATGTTCGGCTCGGCCAGTCGCTTCTTCAACGTTGCGCCAACGGTGTCGCTGCCGATCTTCGACGGTGGCCGTCGCCGTGCCGACCTCGATGCGCGGGACGCCGACTATGACCTCGCCGTGGCGCAGTACAACAAGACGCTGGTCCGGGCGCTGGGGGATGTCAGCGATGGCATCGGTCAGTTGCGCGACATCCGTCGCCAGATCGAGGCACGCCAGCAGGCGACCGACGTGATTCAGAAATCCTACGACACCGTCGTTCAGCGCTACTCCTCCGGGATCGGCAACTACCTGGACGTGCTGAGCGTCGAGCAACAACTGCTGCAATCGCAACGCCAACAGGCTGATCTCAACGCGGAACGAATCGATCTCTCGATCCAGTTGATGCAGGCCCTCGGGGGAGGCTTCGAAGACAGCAAGCCCGGCGAAAACGCCGCCCCGGTCGTCCCGTCAACTGCTTCGCTGACTCATTAA